A genomic segment from Malaclemys terrapin pileata isolate rMalTer1 chromosome 1, rMalTer1.hap1, whole genome shotgun sequence encodes:
- the CREBZF gene encoding CREB/ATF bZIP transcription factor, with protein MRHSLTQLLAASSGGESPSAAAWQLPSAGPAPGAGGGDGGEEELEGPRTKQQRWDPAVLEQPQQAMGEAAAGAEEPAEQEDPFAGLELGDLLEAAQPHWDLDVEPSGCFCGQQDEPEPPLSAPGRRSCGTSPGGVAAGSRLKAAAAARLNRLKKKQYVLGLESRLQGLAAENRQLRDRNRGLNRRLRDLERETSYLRAVLANQSALGQLLSRLAGAGGLRFRTSLFRDTDPPHQHPPQAGESRDHDYALPSQDAGESEGEERLASGGICLHVDRDQLSVEFCSLCARRACASFKIFFFRCLPCQAPLCRG; from the exons atgcgCCACAGCCTGACCCAGCTGCTGGCGGCCTCGTCGGGCGGAGAAAGCCCCTCGGCCGCCGCCTGGCAGCTCCCCAGCGCGGGGCCGGCCCCTGGGGCCGGAGGAGGCGatggcggggaggaggagctggagggccCCCGCACCAAGCAGCAGCGCTGGGACCCGGCCGTCCTGGAGCAGCCGCAGCAGGCGATGGGGGAGGCGGCCGCTGGGGCCGAGGAGCCGGCGGAGCAGGAGGACCCGTttgcggggctggagctgggcgaCCTGCTGGAGGCGGCCCAGCCACACTGGGACCTGGACGTGGAGCCGAGCGGCTGCTTCTGCGGGCAGCAGGACGAGCCGGAGCCGCCCCTGAGCGCGCCGGGCCGGAGGAGCTGCGGGACCAGCCCGGGCGGGGTGGCGGCCGGGAGCCGGCTGAAGGCAGCGGCTGCGGCCCGCCTGAACCGGCTGAAGAAGAAGCAGTACGTGCTGGGGCTGGAGAGCCGCCTGCAGGGCCTGGCCGCTGAGAACCGGCAGCTGCGAGACCGCAACCGGGGGCTGAACCGGCGCCTGCGGGATCTGGAGCGGGAGACCAGCTACCTGCGGGCCGTGCTGGCCAACCAGAgcgccctggggcagctgctgaGCCGcctggccggggcgggggggctccgGTTCCGTACCAGCCTCTTCAGGGACACGGACCCGCCCCATCAGCACCCTCCACAGGCCGGCGAGAGCCGCGACCACGACTACGCCCTGCCGAGCCAGGATGCTGGGGAgtcggagggggaggagcggctgGCCTCCGGCGGGATCTGCCTCCACGTGGACAGGGATCAGCTGTCGGTGGAGTTCTGCTCCCTGTGTGCCAGGCGGGCATGTGCCTCCTTCAAAAT TTTCTTTTTTAGGTGCTTGCCCTGCCAGGCTCCGTTGTGTAGGGGTTAA